One Weissella coleopterorum DNA segment encodes these proteins:
- a CDS encoding Bax inhibitor-1/YccA family protein, with protein sequence MDNLQTKGPRLVNPGASGLNSFFLRVYSYMGMALLVTAATVFIGVTMFAQQILALTTGLVPTLILFALLFGISWMANRSAMKNPARSFGLLMAYSVIMGLFFTSILLYMTPQTIILAFITTAALFMGMALYGVTTKRDMSKMGTILFGAVFALVIGMLLNIFIGGTVLYMLISWAGVLVFAIITAYDMNRLKQMYLQVAGDHHAEQGVAVYGALNLYLDFINLFIYILRIFGMSSNSN encoded by the coding sequence ATGGATAATTTACAAACAAAAGGTCCGCGTTTAGTTAATCCTGGAGCTTCAGGATTAAATTCTTTTTTCCTTAGGGTTTACAGCTATATGGGGATGGCATTACTCGTGACTGCTGCGACGGTCTTTATTGGAGTGACGATGTTTGCTCAACAAATTCTGGCTTTAACAACTGGGCTAGTGCCCACGTTAATCTTGTTTGCCTTATTATTTGGAATTAGCTGGATGGCAAATCGTTCGGCCATGAAAAATCCAGCCCGTTCCTTTGGATTGTTGATGGCGTACAGTGTTATCATGGGATTGTTCTTTACTTCAATTCTGTTATATATGACCCCACAGACGATTATTTTAGCATTCATTACAACTGCTGCATTATTTATGGGAATGGCGCTCTATGGTGTTACGACTAAGCGAGATATGTCAAAAATGGGAACTATTCTATTTGGGGCAGTATTTGCACTGGTAATTGGGATGTTGTTAAACATCTTTATTGGTGGAACCGTCTTGTATATGTTGATTTCGTGGGCGGGAGTCCTTGTCTTTGCGATCATCACAGCTTATGACATGAATCGCTTAAAGCAAATGTATTTACAGGTGGCTGGCGATCATCATGCTGAGCAGGGTGTGGCAGTATATGGAGCGCTAAATCTATATTTGGACTTCATTAATTTGTTCATTTATATTTTAAGAATATTTGGAATGTCATCAAATAGTAATTAA